The Candidatus Woesearchaeota archaeon region CCCGGGTGTTCCCGATTTTTTCTTCCAAGCCCTCTGCCTCGTGCACATGGCTGCAGAGGAGAATATCCGGCTTGAAGCGCTCAACTGCCTTTCTTACCCCCGTGCTTCCCGGGAAGATGCTTGTGAATTTTTCCATAAGAGTTTCAGAGGGATGAACATGAGTTATCATTATCTTCTTTTCAATTTCCTTTATCTTTTCAAATCCCGTCTTGAGAAGCCTGTAAATCTCATCTTCCTTAAGCTGGAAAAGCCCTATGTTTGCCCCTCCTGCCCCGAAGAATCCCACATCTTTGTATTTTATTGAGTATCCGTGCAGGTTTGTTGCTCCGTAAAGCTCTGCGAGAAAATCTGCCGTTGCAACTGTTTCATGGTTTCCGGGGACCAAGACAACCTTCTTTTTCTTCTTGACAAAAGGTCCTATCAGGTTTTCAGTTGATTTGTCAGCATTGGTTATGTCGCCGCATATTACAACAAGGTCAACATTTTCCTTCTCTGCCCGCTCTGCAAGCTTCTTTGCAAGCCCAACATCGCCGTGGATGTCCCCGAAAGCAAGAATTTTCATTTTTTCACGATTTTCTTTATGAGGCTTCTTATCGGGCTTTCTCTCCATTTATTGCCCTCAGGCAGCTGCTTTCCCCTAGTAATT contains the following coding sequences:
- a CDS encoding metallophosphoesterase: MKILAFGDIHGDVGLAKKLAERAEKENVDLVVICGDITNADKSTENLIGPFVKKKKKVVLVPGNHETVATADFLAELYGATNLHGYSIKYKDVGFFGAGGANIGLFQLKEDEIYRLLKTGFEKIKEIEKKIMITHVHPSETLMEKFTSIFPGSTGVRKAVERFKPDILLCSHVHEAEGLEEKIGNTRVINVGRQGKIINI